A genomic window from Streptomyces sp. HUAS YS2 includes:
- a CDS encoding ferredoxin--NADP reductase yields the protein MPGSRTVRVVEAVRETADAVSLVLDAGGAELPYRPGQFLTVRIPGRGARCYSLASSPHTGEPPRITVKRVPGGVGSGWMCDEVAVGDELEVLPPAGTFGPADLDRDLLLVAGGSGITPVVSVAKSALAAGRARVALVYANRDEPAVIFRDELRELAEDYPSRFTLIHWLESLQGLPTADALTATVAPYAARDTYLCGPGPLMDAAEAAVRATGGRTVRRERYFSLADDVFDRPAAADTPSEDAPAYTARVVLDGDVHAIPGGRDVPLLDALLKAGVDAPYSCREGACAACTCRIVAGEVKLLRNEVLTDADLADGYTLACQAVPLSDHVEVTYDE from the coding sequence GTGCCTGGTAGCCGTACGGTCCGGGTGGTGGAGGCGGTCCGCGAGACCGCCGACGCCGTCTCGCTGGTCCTCGACGCCGGCGGCGCCGAACTCCCGTACCGACCCGGTCAGTTCCTGACGGTACGGATTCCCGGCCGCGGCGCCCGCTGCTACTCGCTGGCCAGCTCCCCGCACACCGGGGAGCCGCCGCGGATCACCGTCAAGCGGGTGCCCGGCGGGGTCGGGTCGGGCTGGATGTGCGACGAGGTGGCGGTCGGCGACGAGCTGGAGGTGCTGCCGCCGGCCGGCACCTTCGGTCCCGCCGACCTCGACCGCGACCTGCTCCTGGTGGCGGGCGGCAGCGGCATCACGCCGGTGGTGTCGGTTGCCAAGTCGGCGCTGGCGGCGGGGCGGGCGCGGGTGGCCCTCGTGTACGCGAACCGCGACGAGCCGGCCGTCATCTTCCGCGACGAGCTGCGCGAGCTGGCCGAGGACTACCCGAGCCGCTTCACGCTGATCCACTGGCTGGAGTCGCTGCAGGGCCTGCCCACCGCCGACGCGCTCACCGCGACCGTCGCGCCGTACGCGGCCCGCGACACCTACCTGTGCGGGCCGGGCCCGCTGATGGACGCGGCGGAGGCGGCGGTACGGGCCACCGGCGGACGCACCGTCCGCCGCGAGCGGTACTTCTCCCTCGCCGACGACGTCTTCGACCGGCCGGCAGCCGCCGACACGCCGTCCGAGGACGCGCCCGCCTACACGGCCCGGGTCGTCCTGGACGGCGACGTCCACGCGATCCCCGGCGGTCGGGACGTCCCGCTCCTCGACGCCCTCCTCAAGGCCGGCGTCGACGCGCCGTACTCCTGCCGCGAGGGCGCCTGCGCGGCCTGCACCTGCCGGATCGTCGCGGGAGAGGTGAAGCTGCTGCGCAACGAGGTCCTGACGGACGCCGACCTCGCAGACGGCTACACCCTGGCCTGCCAGGCCGTCCCACTGAGCGACCACGTCGAGGTCACGTACGACGAGTGA
- a CDS encoding IclR family transcriptional regulator, which translates to MTAELVGVPAPATAAPSLLEKAARVLAAFDGPEPRLSLTEVIRRSGLPRSSAHRILDQLVQLRWLDREGRDYRMGMRMLELGALAAHHNRLRQAALPRLHALHESTGHLVHLYVLDGAEIVCLERIGGSADTAVPSRVGGRMPAHSTAAGKALLAFGDPGVVESVLAARLRAHTPRTVVQPAQLRSRLAAVRDRGVAFDEEETFRGVSCVAAPLRGAGRAIAAVSVSGRGAHRELERLAPAVRACARAVWQDLFGPTRPPRRPTPTESLPAPDMSEQEMDTMMGWLWTSEWM; encoded by the coding sequence ATGACCGCTGAGCTCGTCGGCGTACCGGCACCCGCTACGGCAGCCCCGTCCCTCCTGGAGAAGGCGGCGCGGGTGCTGGCCGCCTTCGACGGGCCCGAGCCGCGTCTCTCGCTCACCGAGGTGATCCGCCGCTCCGGCCTCCCCCGCTCCTCCGCGCACCGCATCCTGGACCAGCTGGTCCAGCTGCGCTGGCTCGACCGGGAGGGCCGGGACTACCGCATGGGCATGCGGATGCTGGAGCTCGGCGCGCTCGCCGCGCACCACAACCGGCTGCGACAGGCCGCGCTCCCGCGCCTGCACGCGCTGCACGAGTCGACCGGCCACCTGGTGCACCTGTACGTGCTCGACGGCGCCGAGATCGTCTGCCTGGAACGGATCGGCGGTTCCGCCGACACCGCCGTCCCGTCCCGGGTCGGCGGGCGGATGCCCGCGCACTCCACGGCGGCCGGCAAGGCGCTGCTCGCCTTCGGGGACCCGGGGGTCGTCGAGTCGGTCCTGGCGGCGCGACTGCGGGCGCACACGCCCCGTACGGTCGTCCAGCCGGCGCAGCTCCGCTCGCGCCTGGCCGCGGTCCGGGACCGGGGCGTGGCCTTCGACGAGGAGGAGACCTTCCGCGGGGTGTCCTGCGTGGCGGCCCCGCTGCGCGGCGCGGGCCGGGCGATCGCCGCGGTGTCGGTGTCGGGCCGGGGCGCGCACCGCGAGCTCGAACGCCTCGCCCCCGCCGTGCGGGCCTGCGCCCGCGCCGTCTGGCAGGACCTGTTCGGCCCCACCCGCCCACCCCGCAGACCGACACCCACCGAGTCGCTCCCCGCCCCGGACATGTCGGAGCAGGAGATGGACACGATGATGGGCTGGCTGTGGACCAGCGAGTGGATGTAG
- the hsaA gene encoding 3-hydroxy-9,10-secoandrosta-1,3,5(10)-triene-9,17-dione monooxygenase oxygenase subunit has product MSDATGAVLEAVRALAPVLRERAAEAEAARKVPEASIEDLAGTGFFQLLQPRAYGGFAADPAVFYTAVKEIAKACGSTGWVASVVGVHPWHVALYEAKAQEEVWGADPAARICSSYAPTGKVTPVDGGFVLDGRWHFSSGCDHTDWALLGGLVTDADGRPVDMRTFLVPRAEYRIDDVWDTVGLRGSGSNDIVCEGVFVPEHRALSFGPVTALDTPGQQVNPEPLYRLPYASVFTTTISTPIVSIAEGAHEAYAAATRERFRVSYGQQVAQDPFAQVRIARAASDIDAAWLQLTRNIGELYELAGRGEPLPMALRARTRRDQVLATERAVAAVDLLMENAGGSAMRTGPNPVQRAWRDVHTGRGHAANDPERALALYGQAVLGLDIQDTML; this is encoded by the coding sequence ATGAGCGACGCCACCGGAGCCGTCCTCGAGGCCGTCCGGGCCCTCGCCCCGGTCCTGCGCGAGCGGGCCGCCGAGGCCGAGGCCGCCCGAAAGGTCCCCGAGGCATCCATCGAGGACCTCGCCGGGACCGGCTTCTTCCAGCTGCTCCAGCCGCGCGCCTACGGCGGATTCGCCGCCGACCCCGCCGTGTTCTACACCGCCGTCAAGGAGATCGCGAAGGCCTGCGGCTCCACCGGCTGGGTCGCCTCCGTCGTCGGCGTCCACCCCTGGCACGTCGCCCTGTACGAGGCGAAGGCCCAGGAGGAGGTGTGGGGCGCCGACCCGGCCGCCCGGATCTGCTCCTCGTACGCGCCGACCGGCAAGGTCACCCCCGTCGACGGCGGCTTCGTCCTCGACGGCCGCTGGCACTTCTCCTCCGGCTGCGACCACACCGACTGGGCGCTGCTCGGCGGACTGGTCACCGACGCCGACGGCCGGCCCGTCGACATGCGCACCTTCCTCGTGCCGCGCGCCGAGTACCGGATCGACGATGTCTGGGACACCGTCGGCCTGCGCGGCTCCGGCTCCAACGACATCGTCTGTGAAGGCGTGTTCGTGCCCGAGCACCGGGCGCTCAGCTTCGGACCGGTCACCGCGCTCGACACGCCCGGCCAGCAGGTCAACCCCGAGCCGCTGTACCGCCTCCCGTACGCCTCGGTGTTCACCACCACCATCTCCACCCCGATCGTCAGCATCGCCGAGGGCGCCCACGAGGCGTACGCCGCCGCCACCCGCGAGCGGTTCCGCGTCTCGTACGGCCAGCAGGTCGCCCAGGACCCCTTCGCGCAGGTACGGATCGCCCGCGCCGCGAGCGACATCGACGCCGCCTGGCTCCAGCTCACCCGGAACATCGGTGAGTTGTACGAACTGGCCGGTCGCGGCGAGCCGCTCCCGATGGCGCTGCGCGCCCGGACCCGGCGCGACCAGGTGCTGGCCACCGAACGGGCCGTCGCCGCCGTCGACCTGCTGATGGAGAACGCCGGCGGCAGCGCGATGCGCACCGGCCCCAACCCCGTCCAGCGCGCCTGGCGCGACGTGCACACCGGCCGCGGTCACGCCGCCAACGACCCGGAACGAGCCCTCGCGCTCTACGGCCAGGCGGTGCTCGGTCTCGACATCCAGGACACGATGCTGTGA
- the hsaD gene encoding 4,5:9,10-diseco-3-hydroxy-5,9,17-trioxoandrosta-1(10),2-diene-4-oate hydrolase gives MSLDYANTSRTAKTAAGLTLHYHEAGPADAPVVIMLHGGGPGASAWSNFGANLPVFAEHFRTLLIDQPCFGRSDKPELDRDYFSFSAAAVAGLLGELGIEKAHFIGNSLGGGTAVRIALDHQHLVDKLLLMGPGGISVNLFSADPTAGIKQLFAFNSAPEPTRELMRAFLLTMAYDPAIVTDAFVEERYTQAVDPDARLGSARMGAAFANPAWQQDTMLWREAHRITRPTLLTWGREDRVNPLDGALLALKAIPDARLHVFPHCGHWAQTEAFDAFNRLALDFFSH, from the coding sequence ATGAGCCTCGACTACGCGAACACCTCCCGCACCGCCAAGACCGCCGCCGGCCTCACCCTCCACTACCACGAGGCGGGCCCGGCCGACGCCCCCGTCGTGATCATGCTGCACGGCGGCGGCCCCGGCGCCTCCGCCTGGTCCAACTTCGGCGCCAACCTGCCCGTCTTCGCCGAGCACTTCCGCACCCTGCTGATCGACCAGCCCTGCTTCGGCCGCTCCGACAAGCCCGAACTCGACCGCGACTACTTCTCCTTCAGCGCCGCCGCGGTTGCCGGCCTGCTCGGCGAACTCGGCATCGAGAAGGCCCACTTCATCGGCAACTCGCTGGGCGGCGGCACCGCCGTCCGGATCGCCCTCGACCATCAGCACCTGGTCGACAAGCTGCTCCTGATGGGCCCCGGCGGGATCTCCGTCAACCTGTTCTCGGCCGACCCCACCGCGGGCATCAAGCAGCTCTTCGCCTTCAACTCCGCGCCCGAGCCCACCCGGGAGCTCATGCGGGCGTTCCTGCTGACCATGGCGTACGACCCGGCGATCGTCACCGACGCCTTCGTCGAGGAGCGCTACACCCAGGCCGTCGACCCGGACGCCCGCCTCGGCAGCGCCCGGATGGGCGCGGCGTTCGCCAACCCGGCCTGGCAGCAGGACACCATGCTCTGGCGCGAGGCCCACCGCATCACCCGGCCCACCCTGCTCACGTGGGGTCGCGAGGACCGCGTCAACCCGCTCGACGGCGCGCTCCTCGCGCTCAAGGCCATCCCCGACGCCCGGCTGCACGTCTTCCCGCACTGCGGCCACTGGGCGCAGACCGAGGCGTTCGACGCGTTCAACCGCCTCGCCCTGGACTTCTTCTCGCACTGA
- a CDS encoding VOC family protein, which translates to MDIRSLGYLRIETAKLADWRTYALDILGMVEGEGSDDTVLHARIDDRIRRFSFVAGETDRLLAAGFEVPNARALTEAAEELEAHGFPVKHADEATLAERRVQGLVHVEDPAGNPLEIYWGQAQDHTPLGTPYGNRFVTGDHLGLGHVVLPAPDMEAAVSFYEHLLGFQLRDRMKLPPVAVPTGAPGHDFYWMNFLSPNARHHSVGLYPGALPPGIVHFMVETDSLDAVGYCLDRMNAAGIPIASTLGRHSNDHMVSFYAQGPGGFQVEYGWDGLIVDPATWTTKEITSDSLWGHQWNG; encoded by the coding sequence ATGGACATCCGCTCGCTCGGCTACCTCCGCATCGAGACCGCCAAGCTCGCCGACTGGCGCACCTACGCCCTCGACATCCTCGGCATGGTCGAGGGCGAGGGCTCGGACGACACCGTCCTGCACGCCCGCATCGACGACCGGATCCGCCGTTTCTCCTTCGTCGCCGGCGAGACCGACCGGCTTCTCGCGGCCGGCTTCGAGGTGCCGAACGCCCGCGCCCTGACCGAGGCCGCCGAGGAACTGGAGGCCCACGGCTTCCCCGTGAAGCACGCCGACGAGGCCACCCTCGCCGAGCGCCGCGTCCAGGGCCTCGTCCATGTCGAGGACCCTGCCGGCAACCCCCTGGAGATCTACTGGGGCCAGGCCCAGGACCACACCCCGCTCGGCACCCCGTACGGCAACCGCTTCGTCACCGGCGACCACCTCGGCCTCGGCCACGTCGTCCTGCCCGCCCCGGACATGGAGGCCGCCGTCTCCTTCTACGAGCACCTGCTCGGCTTCCAGCTCCGCGACCGGATGAAGCTGCCGCCGGTCGCCGTGCCCACCGGCGCGCCCGGCCACGACTTCTACTGGATGAACTTCCTCAGCCCCAACGCCCGCCACCACAGCGTCGGCCTCTACCCCGGCGCCCTGCCGCCCGGCATCGTCCACTTCATGGTCGAGACGGACTCCCTCGACGCCGTCGGCTACTGCCTGGACCGGATGAACGCGGCCGGCATCCCGATCGCCTCCACGCTCGGCCGGCACTCCAACGACCACATGGTCTCGTTCTACGCCCAGGGCCCCGGCGGCTTCCAGGTCGAGTACGGCTGGGACGGGCTGATCGTCGACCCGGCCACCTGGACCACGAAGGAGATCACCTCCGACAGCCTGTGGGGCCACCAGTGGAACGGCTGA
- a CDS encoding flavin reductase family protein, with protein MKHVLGHFASGVTVVAAAGEDGRPAGLAVQSFASLSLAPPLVLLCVGKNSTSWPKVERVGRFGVSILAEDQREVCAALGRPGPGKFDGLDWTATEDGAVHIDGALATLDCAVHAVHEAGDHLVVTARVHALDAREDGTPLVFYRSDYATGVFS; from the coding sequence ATGAAGCACGTCCTGGGCCACTTCGCCAGCGGCGTGACGGTCGTCGCCGCCGCCGGCGAGGACGGCCGGCCTGCGGGCCTGGCCGTGCAGTCCTTCGCCTCGCTCTCCCTCGCCCCGCCGCTCGTCCTGCTCTGCGTCGGGAAGAACTCCACCAGCTGGCCGAAGGTCGAGCGCGTCGGCCGGTTCGGGGTCTCGATCCTCGCCGAGGACCAGCGTGAGGTCTGTGCGGCGCTCGGCCGCCCCGGGCCCGGCAAGTTCGACGGCCTCGACTGGACGGCCACCGAGGACGGCGCCGTCCACATCGACGGCGCCCTCGCCACCCTCGACTGCGCGGTCCACGCCGTCCACGAGGCCGGCGACCACCTCGTCGTCACGGCCAGGGTGCACGCCCTCGACGCCCGCGAGGACGGCACGCCGCTGGTCTTCTACCGCAGCGACTACGCAACGGGGGTCTTCTCGTGA
- a CDS encoding FAD-dependent oxidoreductase produces the protein MTEHVTEHDYDVVVVGSGAAGFAAAITARLRGLTALVVEKTDRYGGSSALSGGAIWVPGNLHLDAAGLGDTYEKARAYLDATVGDRVPAERKDAYLRHGPRMVREFHERTEVRFMYTPGYSDYFPEALGGMAQGRSIEPQIMDLKRLGPHAATMRRAGLPTYGLTMTSYDFRFLNMVGRTWAGKRRALRVGLRAVGALAGRRKLLSLGEALIARMRYSLDRLGGDLWLSAPVAELLTEDGRVTGVRLDDGRTVRARSGVVLASGGFSHDQELREKHLPAPTSTAWTHASEGQTGDALRLGEELGAATDLLDKVWGAPSVCPPGEKPFFLVADRGIPGMVIVNAAGERYANEAAPYHEFVDRMYACDRPEATTVPSWLILDARSKARYIFAGLFPGQPFPKGWKDFVVEADTLADLSRRIDAPGLEAAISRFNGFAEAGRDEDFGRGDSVYDRYYGDPTLKNPNLAPLDKGPFYAIPVHPGDIGTKGGLVTDPDARVLREDGTPIPGLYAAGNCSAAVMGETYPGPGATIGPAMAFAWAAVNTMAEERDAEAAG, from the coding sequence GTGACCGAGCACGTGACCGAACACGACTACGACGTCGTGGTCGTCGGCTCCGGCGCCGCCGGATTCGCCGCCGCGATCACCGCGCGGCTGCGCGGACTGACCGCCCTGGTCGTCGAGAAGACCGACCGGTACGGCGGCTCCTCCGCCCTGTCCGGCGGCGCGATCTGGGTCCCCGGCAACCTGCACCTCGACGCGGCCGGACTCGGCGACACGTACGAGAAGGCCCGCGCCTACCTCGACGCGACCGTCGGCGACCGGGTTCCGGCGGAGCGCAAGGACGCGTATCTGCGCCACGGGCCGCGCATGGTCCGGGAGTTCCACGAGCGCACCGAGGTCCGCTTCATGTACACCCCGGGCTACTCGGACTACTTCCCCGAGGCGCTCGGCGGCATGGCGCAGGGCCGCTCCATCGAACCCCAGATCATGGACCTCAAGCGGCTCGGCCCGCACGCGGCCACGATGCGCCGGGCCGGACTGCCCACGTACGGGCTGACCATGACGTCGTACGACTTCCGGTTCCTCAACATGGTCGGCCGCACCTGGGCCGGGAAGCGGCGGGCGCTGCGGGTCGGCCTGCGGGCCGTCGGGGCGCTCGCCGGCCGGCGCAAGCTGCTCTCGCTCGGCGAGGCGCTGATCGCACGGATGCGGTACTCGCTGGACCGGCTCGGCGGCGACCTGTGGCTGTCGGCGCCGGTGGCGGAACTGCTGACGGAGGACGGCCGGGTCACCGGAGTACGGCTCGATGACGGCCGGACCGTACGGGCCAGGAGCGGCGTCGTCCTCGCCTCCGGCGGCTTCTCGCACGACCAGGAGCTGCGCGAGAAGCACCTGCCCGCGCCCACCTCCACCGCCTGGACGCACGCCTCCGAGGGCCAGACCGGCGACGCGCTGCGGCTCGGCGAGGAACTGGGCGCGGCGACCGACCTGCTCGACAAGGTGTGGGGCGCGCCGTCGGTCTGCCCGCCCGGCGAGAAGCCGTTCTTCCTGGTCGCCGACCGGGGCATCCCCGGCATGGTGATCGTGAACGCGGCGGGGGAGCGGTACGCCAACGAGGCGGCGCCGTACCACGAGTTCGTGGACCGGATGTACGCCTGCGACCGGCCGGAGGCGACGACCGTTCCGTCCTGGCTGATCCTCGACGCCCGCTCGAAGGCCCGCTACATCTTCGCGGGCCTGTTCCCCGGGCAGCCGTTCCCGAAGGGCTGGAAGGACTTCGTGGTCGAGGCGGACACGCTCGCGGACCTGTCCCGCCGTATCGACGCCCCGGGCCTGGAGGCGGCGATCTCCCGCTTCAACGGCTTCGCCGAGGCGGGCAGGGACGAGGACTTCGGCCGCGGCGACTCGGTCTACGACCGCTACTACGGCGACCCGACGCTCAAGAACCCGAACCTCGCCCCGCTCGACAAGGGCCCGTTCTACGCGATCCCGGTCCACCCCGGCGACATCGGCACCAAGGGTGGCCTGGTCACCGACCCGGACGCCCGAGTCCTCCGCGAGGACGGCACCCCGATCCCCGGCCTGTACGCCGCCGGCAACTGCTCGGCGGCCGTCATGGGCGAGACGTACCCGGGCCCGGGCGCCACGATCGGCCCGGCGATGGCCTTCGCGTGGGCCGCGGTGAACACGATGGCGGAGGAACGCGACGCCGAGGCCGCCGGCTGA
- a CDS encoding ankyrin repeat domain-containing protein, whose translation MDDLFEAVHAGDDDALVRLLRAGASAETADEDGGTLLYLASVANRPGAVRSLLAAGADPERGSGPDAADLPLCGAACGGHTEVVRALLAAGALADRQEEFGFTAMAWAVRQGHTDTVQALLEHGADPYLPGPDGLPPLIAAARRGSAGCVRALLGFGAGPVEDALREARGWLGADVEAGLLRSLTETYGTEYEPVVRRIPEDGGITVVVELLREDGTPGPGNEQQTGHAAIVTLLEGELGLRTSFEELAERALRCGDPELDDWTESVAALWRRGDEETFRAAAAYCGAAGDELRQAFGASVLGQLREFAPRSLPLLRELSREARDGALVEAVVAGLGQFGDPAALPEILRHAGHPDPEVRRRVAVAVTGLVPEGDARAVDALVALSRDADSGVRDWATLALAEVPGDAAAVREALAARLADPDQDTAAEAARGLAIRQDPRAVDTLVRLLSTEPPESAARDTALAALEFIQDPRLRTRLEWTTPR comes from the coding sequence ATGGACGATCTGTTCGAGGCGGTGCACGCGGGGGACGACGACGCCCTCGTCCGGCTGCTGCGCGCGGGAGCCTCCGCCGAGACGGCCGACGAGGACGGCGGGACCCTCCTCTATCTGGCGTCGGTGGCGAACCGTCCGGGCGCGGTCCGGAGCCTACTGGCCGCGGGGGCCGACCCGGAGCGCGGCAGCGGGCCGGACGCCGCGGACCTGCCGCTGTGCGGGGCGGCGTGCGGCGGGCACACCGAGGTGGTGCGGGCGCTCCTCGCGGCGGGCGCGCTGGCCGACCGGCAGGAGGAGTTCGGCTTCACGGCGATGGCGTGGGCGGTCCGGCAGGGCCACACGGACACCGTCCAGGCCCTCCTGGAGCACGGCGCGGACCCGTACCTGCCGGGGCCGGACGGGCTGCCGCCGCTGATCGCGGCGGCCCGCCGCGGCTCGGCGGGCTGCGTGCGGGCGCTGCTCGGCTTCGGCGCGGGGCCGGTGGAGGACGCGCTGCGCGAGGCGCGGGGATGGCTCGGCGCGGACGTCGAGGCGGGGCTGCTGCGGTCGCTGACGGAGACGTACGGGACGGAGTACGAACCGGTCGTACGACGGATCCCGGAGGACGGGGGGATCACGGTCGTGGTCGAGCTGCTGCGGGAGGACGGCACGCCGGGGCCGGGCAACGAGCAGCAGACCGGGCACGCGGCGATCGTCACGCTCCTGGAGGGCGAGCTGGGGCTGCGGACGTCGTTCGAGGAGCTGGCGGAGCGGGCGCTGCGCTGCGGGGACCCCGAGCTGGACGACTGGACGGAGTCGGTGGCGGCGCTGTGGCGGCGCGGCGACGAGGAGACGTTCCGGGCGGCGGCCGCGTACTGCGGGGCGGCCGGGGACGAGCTGCGGCAGGCGTTCGGGGCGAGCGTGCTGGGCCAGTTGCGGGAGTTCGCGCCGCGGTCGCTGCCGCTGCTGCGGGAGCTGTCCCGGGAGGCACGGGACGGTGCGCTGGTGGAGGCGGTGGTGGCGGGGCTCGGCCAGTTCGGGGACCCGGCCGCGCTGCCGGAGATCCTGCGGCACGCGGGCCATCCGGACCCGGAGGTGCGCCGCCGGGTCGCGGTGGCGGTGACCGGCCTGGTGCCGGAGGGCGACGCCCGCGCGGTGGACGCGCTGGTGGCGCTGAGCCGCGACGCGGACTCGGGGGTACGGGACTGGGCGACGCTCGCGCTCGCGGAGGTGCCGGGGGACGCGGCGGCGGTCCGCGAGGCGCTCGCGGCGCGCCTCGCGGACCCCGATCAGGACACGGCGGCGGAGGCCGCCCGGGGCCTGGCGATCCGCCAGGACCCCCGAGCGGTAGACACCCTGGTCCGGCTCCTTTCGACCGAACCCCCGGAGAGCGCCGCCCGCGACACGGCCCTGGCGGCCCTGGAATTCATCCAGGACCCGCGCCTGCGCACCCGCCTGGAGTGGACCACGCCGAGGTGA